The Phycisphaerae bacterium genome segment CCAGCAAATGGATGACCGGCGGTTTCGTGGTGAAGTGGTAGGTGCCGCCCGCAGCTCCGAGCACGGAACACCTGCCATGGTTTCAGCCCCGGCCGTCCAAGGCCGGCGAGTGGCACCTGTTGGCCCACTCGCCGGTCGTGTTTTCGTGACCTACGCATCGCTGATCAGCTCTTCGAGGCCCTGCGCAACGATCTGGCCCACGCCCAGGGGCTCATCCCACAACACTGGCAGACGATGATCGGCTTGTCACGCCGCATCGATCGCGCGCTCGACTTCATGATGTCCGACGATGCGGCCGTCGACGCAGCCGGGCCCTCGCATGGCCAATCGGCAGATCCACCGAGCAATCCGAAAACCCAGGCCTGACCCGCGGACGATCAGCTCGTTTGACGCGTGCATTAGTGCGCGATCTCTGGTTCAGAGGGAACCGGGCGAGCGGATGGCAACCATAATCTTGGGGAGTTGCGGTATGAGGAAGGCAGGATTCCACTACGGCGGCGGTCTGGTTCCCGGCGAAACGACCGGTCTCGCGCGGTTGCAGGAGTCGCTCTGAAACCCCAACTTCCGGGCTGGGTGGGTTACCGTTTCCACGCACTGACGAGCACGATCCAGCGAACGTAAGCCCTTGCACGTCGGTCGTTCTGCCCTGACAATAGAGCTTGCCCTTCTCGGGCTTGGCTCTAGCTCAGGACAGGCAAATGATGGCAACCGACATTCGCGAACAGATCACGGAAACCGTAACCCTTGCCAGCGGCGGCAAGCCCGTCGCGGAGCAACTGTTCCAACTGCTCTACGAGCCGTTGCGGCAGTTGGCAGCCCGGTTTCTGTCAGGTGAGGAAGTGGGACACACCCTGACGCCGACCGCGCTGGTCCACGAGGCTTACCTCAAGCTGGTCAATCAGAGCCGGGTGGATTGGCAGGGCAAGACGCACTTTCTCGCCGTGGGAGCGCAGGCGATGCGGCGTATCCTCGTCGATCATGCCCGAGCACGCGGCCGGGCCAAGCGCGGCGGCAAAGCGCTTCGGATTCAGCTCGACGAGCATATCGCCCTGAGTCCCGGCCGGGACGAAGATGTCCTGGCCCTCGATGAAGCCCTGGAGAGGCTGGCC includes the following:
- a CDS encoding sigma-70 family RNA polymerase sigma factor → MATDIREQITETVTLASGGKPVAEQLFQLLYEPLRQLAARFLSGEEVGHTLTPTALVHEAYLKLVNQSRVDWQGKTHFLAVGAQAMRRILVDHARARGRAKRGGKALRIQLDEHIALSPGRDEDVLALDEALERLAQLDPRQASVVEMRFFGGMSVAEVAVVLAVSKRTVEGEWTAARAWLRRELGGKDEAK